The Quatrionicoccus australiensis nucleotide sequence CAGCTCGAACGGTTTGACCATGTAGTCATCCGCCCCCAGGTCGAGCCCCTTGACGCGGTCACCCGTGCCATCCAGCGCCGTCAGGATCAGCACCGGCACCTGCGAATTGCGCGAGCGCAGGCGCTTGAGCACCTCAAGTCCGGGCAGCTTGGGCAAGCCAAGATCGAGGATCAGCAAGTCATAGGAAACCGTCATCAACGCCGCATCGGCCTCCAGGCCATTGGGCGCCCAATCAACAGCGTAGCCGCCCTGGCGCAGTGAGCGCACCAGACCGTCGGCAATAATGGTGTCGTCTTCAGCGATAAGAATGCGCATGTGTTCGTTGCCTGTACTCGCGTAAGATTTTTGTAAGCCTGCTGCATTATTCTGAGCGGGCTGTTCTCCTTTTATGGTCTCGGAGTCTGCGGCTCAGCCGCAGCTCAGGGGGTGACCCGATCCTGCACTGGGTGACCCCCTACCGTTTTTTTCCCCAAAAAGCCTGACAAGTCTAACAAATAAACTGCACTGCAATTTCCGCAGTGCACAAGCACGTCCACTGTATTTGCCTCCCAGGCGGTCGACTGCCTGTTTCATGCCAAAATCAGGACGAAAAAAAGCCCGGGTCGAAACCCGGGCTTTTTTACTGACAGCGAGCTGTCGGCTTAGTGACCGCCGGAGGTGGATGCACCCAGGCCGGTTTCCGAACGGATCAGCTGATCCGGGAACAGGGCACGTTCCTTCTTGGCCTGCTCGGAGTTGTCCAGGATGGACACGAGCCAGATCGTGAAGAAAGCCAGGGTCATCGAGAAGATGGCCGGCGAAGAGTACGGGAACGGAGCCGAGCCCTTCGGATTGTGCAGCACGGCTTCCCAGACGTTGGCCGACATCACGGTCAGGGCAACGGCGGCGAAGAGGCCGACGAAACCACCGATGGTAGCGCCCTTGGTCGTGCAGTTCTTCCACAGGACAGACATGAACAGAACCGGGAAGTTGGCAGAACAAGCGATGGCGAAAGCCAGCATCACCATGTAAGCGACGTTTTCCTTTTCGAACAGGATGCCGAGAACAACAGCCAGTGCGCCGAGGCAGATGGTGGTGATCTTGGAAACGCGCAGTTCGTCTTCGGAAGAAGCCTGGCCCTTCTTGAACACCGTAGCGTACAAGTCGTGCGACACGGCAGAAGCACCGGACAGGGTCAGACCAGCCACCACAGCCAGGATGGTTGCGAAGGCCACGGCAGAGATGAAGCCGAGGAACAGGTCGCCACCAACAGCCCGGGACAGATGCACAGCAGCCATGTTGCCGCCGCCCTTCAGGCCCTTGGCGATTTCGCCGCCGACGTAGTAGTCAGCCGGGTTCTGCACCAGATTGACGATGGCGCCAAAACCGATGATGAAGGTCAGGATGTAGAAGTAGCCGATCCAGGTGGTCGCCCAGCCCACGGACTTGCGAGCTTCCTTGGCAGACGGCACCGTGAAGAAGCGCATCAGGATGTGCGGCAGGCCAGCCGTACCGAACATCAGGGCCATACCGACCGAGATCGCGGAAACCGGATCCTTGATCAGGGCACCCGGCGACATGATGGCGTCGTGCTTGGAGTGAACTTCAACAGCCTTGGTGAACAGCGCTTCCGGGCTGAAACCGAACTGCAGCAGCACGGAGACGGCCATGAAGGTCGCACCGGTCAGGAGCATGACGGCCTTGATGATCTGCACCCAGGTCGTTGCGGTCATACCGCCGAACAGCACGTACATCATCATGATGATGCCGACCATGATCACGGCGTAGTGATATTCCAGACCGAAGAGAACCTTGATCAGCTGACCGGCACCAACCATCTGCGCAATCATGTAGAAAGCGACGACGACCAGGGAGCCGGTAGCGGCAAAGGAACGAACCGGGGTCTGGGCAAAACGGTAGGCAGCCACGTCAGCGAACGTGAACTTGCCGAGGTTGCGCAGACGCTCAGCCATCAGGAAGGTAATGATCGGCCAGCCGACCAGCCAGCCGATCGAGAAGATCAGGCCGTCAAAGCCGTTGGCGAACACCAGACCGGAAATACCCAGGAAGGAAGCGGCAGACATGTAGTCGCCGGCGATTGCCAGGCCGTTCTGGAAACCGGTGATACCACCGCCGGCCGTGTAGAAGTCAGCAGCGGTCTTGGTCTTGCCGGCAGCCCACTTGGTGATGTAGAGGGTGAAACCGACGAAGGCGCCGAACATGGCGATCGCGGTCCAGTTGGTAGCCTGCTGGGTCGTCTGACCCAGATCAGCACCGGCAGCAGCGGCAGCACCGGCTGCCAGCAGGGCGACCAGGCCGCCCAGGATGTGTTTGTAGTTGGCGTTCACTGACCGGCCTCCTTCAGAACTTGGGCGGCTTCGTCGTCGAATTCCGTATTGGCACGACGAACGTAGATGTTGGTGAGAACAATGGTGAAGATGATGACACCCAGACCCATCGGGATGCCGATGGAAGTGGTGTAACCCTCGCCGATCTTCGTGGCCAGCCATTCCTTGTTGAAAGCGATCAACAGGATGTAGCCGTAGTACACGATCATCATGAGCGAAGTCATCATGAACGCGTAGGCGTTACGCTTGGCGATCAGCGACTTGAATTTCGGGTTGTCCCGAATCTGCGCATAGCTGCCGGTGTGCTGTGACATTGATTTGCTCCTCAGACTATATTGTTTATAGAGGCATTGCTGCGGAGCGTAATTTAGGCGGAGCGTCTTACAGCCAACTTACAGCGCGTAAGCGATTTCGAAATAGTTAATTTATTGCAGTAAGCATTAATTAATTGCCGGACAAAAAAAGCCCCGCACAAGGCGGGGCTCTTCTCAAGCGGTGAGGCCTGGACGGGGCAATTACATGCCCATGCCGCCCATACCACCCATGCCGCCCATACCGCCCATGTCAGGCATGCCGCCGGCCGGCTTGTCATCGGCCAGTTCAGCAACCATGCATTCGGTGGTCAGCATCAGAGCAGCCACGGAAGCGGCGTTCTGCAGTGCGGTGCGGGTGACCTTGGTCGGATCCAGCACGCCCATTTCAACCATGTCGCCGTACTCGCCGGTGGAAGCGTTGTAACCGTAGTTACCCTTGCCACGCTGCACCTTGTCGACCACAACAGACGGCTCGTCACCGGCATTGGCGACGATTTCGCGTAGCGGCTGTTCCATGGCGCGCAGCACGATCTTGATGCCGGCATCTTGATCGTGGTTGTCACCCTTGAGCTTGCCAACGGCAGCACGGGCGCGGATCAGGGCAACGCCGCCGCCGGCGACGATACCTTCTTCCACGGCAGCGCGGGTAGCGTGCAGCGCATCTTCAACGCGAGCCTTCTTTTCCTTCATTTCGACTTCGGTCGCTGCACCAACCTTGATGACGGCAACGCCGCCAGCCAGCTTGGCAACACGTTCCTGCAGCTTTTCCTTGTCGTAATCGGAAGTGGCTTCCTCGATCTGGATACGGATCTGCTTGACGCGAGCTTCGATGGCAGCAGCTTCGCCGGCGCCGTCGATGATCGTGGTGTTTTCCTTGGCGACTTCGATGCGCTTGGCCTGGCCCAGATCCTTCAGGACAGCCTTTTCCAGCGTCAGGCCGGTTTCTTCGGCGATCACGGTACCGCCGGTCAGGATGGCGATATCTTCGAGCATGGCCTTGCGACGATCGCCAAAGCCCGGGGCCTTGACGGCAACGGTCTTCAGGATGCCACGGATGTTGTTGACGACCAGGGTAGCCAGGGCTTCGCCATCGACATCTTCAGCGATGATCAGCAGCGGACGGCCGGCCTTGGCGACTTGTTCCAGGATCGGCAGCAGGTCGCGGATGTTGGAGATCTTCTTGTCGAAGAGCAGGACGAACGGGTTTTCGAGCAGGGCTTGCTGCTTGTCGCCGTTGTTGA carries:
- a CDS encoding DUF485 domain-containing protein, with amino-acid sequence MSQHTGSYAQIRDNPKFKSLIAKRNAYAFMMTSLMMIVYYGYILLIAFNKEWLATKIGEGYTTSIGIPMGLGVIIFTIVLTNIYVRRANTEFDDEAAQVLKEAGQ
- the groL gene encoding chaperonin GroEL (60 kDa chaperone family; promotes refolding of misfolded polypeptides especially under stressful conditions; forms two stacked rings of heptamers to form a barrel-shaped 14mer; ends can be capped by GroES; misfolded proteins enter the barrel where they are refolded when GroES binds) — translated: MAAKEVKFGDSARARMVEGINILADAVKVTLGPKGRNVVLERSFGGPTVTKDGVSVAKEIELKDKFANMGAQMVKEVASKTSDIAGDGTTTATVLAQAIVREGMKYVAAGMNPMDLKRGIDKAVVATIAELQAFSKPCTTTKEIAQVGSISANSDADIGEIIANAMEKVGKEGVITVEDGKSLANELDVVEGMQFDRGYLSPYFINNGDKQQALLENPFVLLFDKKISNIRDLLPILEQVAKAGRPLLIIAEDVDGEALATLVVNNIRGILKTVAVKAPGFGDRRKAMLEDIAILTGGTVIAEETGLTLEKAVLKDLGQAKRIEVAKENTTIIDGAGEAAAIEARVKQIRIQIEEATSDYDKEKLQERVAKLAGGVAVIKVGAATEVEMKEKKARVEDALHATRAAVEEGIVAGGGVALIRARAAVGKLKGDNHDQDAGIKIVLRAMEQPLREIVANAGDEPSVVVDKVQRGKGNYGYNASTGEYGDMVEMGVLDPTKVTRTALQNAASVAALMLTTECMVAELADDKPAGGMPDMGGMGGMGGMGGMGM
- a CDS encoding cation acetate symporter; this translates as MNANYKHILGGLVALLAAGAAAAAGADLGQTTQQATNWTAIAMFGAFVGFTLYITKWAAGKTKTAADFYTAGGGITGFQNGLAIAGDYMSAASFLGISGLVFANGFDGLIFSIGWLVGWPIITFLMAERLRNLGKFTFADVAAYRFAQTPVRSFAATGSLVVVAFYMIAQMVGAGQLIKVLFGLEYHYAVIMVGIIMMMYVLFGGMTATTWVQIIKAVMLLTGATFMAVSVLLQFGFSPEALFTKAVEVHSKHDAIMSPGALIKDPVSAISVGMALMFGTAGLPHILMRFFTVPSAKEARKSVGWATTWIGYFYILTFIIGFGAIVNLVQNPADYYVGGEIAKGLKGGGNMAAVHLSRAVGGDLFLGFISAVAFATILAVVAGLTLSGASAVSHDLYATVFKKGQASSEDELRVSKITTICLGALAVVLGILFEKENVAYMVMLAFAIACSANFPVLFMSVLWKNCTTKGATIGGFVGLFAAVALTVMSANVWEAVLHNPKGSAPFPYSSPAIFSMTLAFFTIWLVSILDNSEQAKKERALFPDQLIRSETGLGASTSGGH